The Flavobacterium psychrotrophum region CAGTAGTATTGCAGCAAACATAGGCTACGGTACTATAGTTTCTCCGGCTAACGGCGTTATAGGCGGGCTTCCGTTTAAAGAAGGCGCCCTTGCCAGCCCTACTATGGAGCTGCCGCTAACTACAGTAGCTGACACCCGTTTTATGCGTGCTTACTTTAGCATGAACGAAAAGCAGATGATAAGTTTTGCAAAAACTTTTAAAGGTGCTACACTTCAGCAAAAGCTGAAAAATACACCTAAGGTAAGCCTGCTTCTTGCAGATGGCAGCGAGTACGACCAAAAAGGTACACTGGAAACCGTAAACGGGCTTGTAAACGCTACAACGGGTACATCGCAATTCCGTGCAGAATTCCCTAACCCAGAGTCTGTATTAAGAAGCGGTGGTAACGGTATTGTGCGCATACCTGTATTACACAAAGATGTAGTGGTAGTTCCGCAAAATGCCGTGTTTGATATGCAGGGCAAGCAAATGATCTATGTGGTGCAAAAAGACAACACGGTAAAGAGCAAGATACTTACCATAGAAACCACATCGGGGCTTAACTTTATTGTAAGCGAAGGCCTTGAAGCCGGTGAAGTTGTGGTAGTAGAGGGCGCAAGCAAACTTAAAGATGGTGCCGCCATACAGCCGCAGCAGGTTAAAAATGACACACCGGCACCCGCTACCCAGGACAGTGTTAAGAAAGACACCGTAGCTACAATAGTTACTACCAAAAAAACGACATCTACTCAAGCTAAATAATTAAGATACAGCAATGCTAAAAACATTTATAGAAAGGCCGGTACTTAGTACCGTAATTTCGATATTAATAACCATTTTGGGTATATTGGGGCTTACATCGCTACCAATAGAGCAATACCCTGAAATTGCCCCACCTACCGTACAGGTAACGGCTACTTATACAGGTGCCAATGCTGAGACGGTGCTTAACTCTGTTGTTATTCCGCTTGAGGAAGAGATAAACGGTGTAGAGGGCATGACCTATATGACGAGTAGTGCCGCTAACGACGGTTCGGCTAACATAAGTGTATTCTTTGAACTGGGCGTTAACCCCGACATTGCTGCGGTAAACGTACAAAACAGGGTATCTCGCGCTACACCTAAGTTACCCCAGGCCGTAATCAACACAGGTATTACTACCCTTAAGAGCCAGACGAGTTCGCTTATGTTCCTTTCGCTATACTCTACAAACCCTGAGTATGACGGAACGTTTGTACAAAACTATGCCAAGATTAACCTTGTACCAAGGCTGCAAAGGGTTAAAGGTGTGGGCCAGGTAAACGTATTTGGTGCGAAAGACTACTCAATGCGTATCTGGATCGATCCTGAAAAAATGGCAACTTATGCCCTTACCCCTGCCGATATACAGGCTGCTCTTAACGAACAAAACGTAGAGGCCGCACCGGGTAAATTTGGAGAGAATGCCGAAGGTATTTATGAATATGTTATTAAATACAAAGGCCGCCTTAACAAGACCAAAGATTACGAGAACATCGTAGTAAAATCTACCGGAAACGGAAACTTTGTACACCTTAGCGATGTTGCTAAAGTAGAACTGGGCGCCTTTAACTACGGCCAGAAAAACTTTGGTATGGGTAAAGACGGTGTGGCTATTGGTATCTTCCAGACATCGGGTTCTAACGCTAACGAAATTATTGATGCCGTTAACCAAATCCTTGCAGAGGTTAAACCTACTTTTCCTGAAGGTATAGAATATGTAGTGCCATTTGACACCAAAATATTCCTGGATGCGTCTATCGATAAGGTAATCCATACACTAATAGAAGCCTTTATCCTGGTGTTTATTGTGGTATTCCTTTTCCTTCAGGATGTGCGCAGTACGCTAATTCCGGGTATTGCGGTACCTGTAGCCATTGTGGGTACGTTCTTCTTCCTTAATGTTTTTGGTTTCTCAATAAACATGCTTACGCTTTTTGCAATGATCCTTGCCATCGGTATTGTGGTCGATGATGCAATTGTGGTGGTAGAAGCCGTTCATGCCAAGCTCGATGAAGGCGAACAGGACCCTAAAAAGGCAACCCTTAGTGCCATGAGCGAAATTACCGGTGCTATCGTATCTATTACATTAGTTATGGCTGCGGTTTTTGTACCCGTATCTTTCCTTGGAGGTCCATCGGGAGTATTTTATAAGCAGTTTGCCATTACCCTTGCAGTAGCTATCCTTATATCTGCTGTAAATGCATTAACGCTTTCTCCTGCACTGTGTGCGCTTTTCCTTAAGCCACATAACGATCACGGCGAACATAAAAAGAAAAACCTCAAAGACCGTTTCTTTACCGCCTTTAATGCAGGTTTCGATTCGATGAACAATAAATATGTAGGCTCTCTTAAGCGTCTTGCCAAGCACAGATGGATAACAGGTTTTGCTATCCTTGTGTTTGTGGGTATTACGTACTGGCTGTTTACCACTACCCCATCAGGCTTTATTCCTAACGAAGACCGTGGTATCATCATGAGTGATATTACCATGCCTCCGGGAACTACACTTGAAAAAACTCAAAAGGCCGTGAACCAGCTGGACTCGGTACTTAAAAGTATGCCGCTTGTAGAAGCGCGTATGAGCGTTGTGGGCTTTAGCCTCCTTAACCGTGTAAATGGTGGTAGTTATGCCTTTACTATTATCAAACTGAAAGACTGGAGCCACCGTAAAGAAAAAAACCAGAGTGTAGATGCCATTGTAGGCGAACTCTTTGGCCGTACCGCAGGTTTTAAAGACGCTAAGCTGCTGTTCTTTACGCCGCCTAGTGTTAACGGTTTTGGTACTGCCGATGGTTTTGAATTTAAAATTCAGGATACCGGCGATGACGACTGGGCAACGGTAAGTAAGGTAAGTAACGAGTTCCTTGCAGAACTTGGCAAACGCCCTGAAATACAATATGCCATGACTAACTTTAACCCGGGCTTCCCGCAATACCAAATGGATATTGATGTAGAGAAGGCTAAAGATGCAGGCGTATCTGTTACCAATATCTTTAACACCATGCAGGGTTACTACGGTGGTTTGTACACTACTGACTTTAACCGTTTTGGTAAGCAGTACCGTGTAATGATACAGGCCGAGGCCAACCAGCGTGCAGACGAAAACTCGATCAACAAGATCTATGTGCGCAATGCCAATAACCAAATGGTAGCCATAAGCCAGTTTATCGACTTTAAAAAGATATATGGTCCGGAAGCCGTAGCGCGTTTTAACATGCTTAAGGCCGTTAACGTTAACGGTAAAAGTAATGCCGGCTACAGTAGTGGTGATGCTATTAAAGCCATACAGGAAGTTGCTGCACAGCACCTGCCAAAGTCATACACATATGAATTTAGCGGTATGACGCGTGAAGAAATTATTGCGGGCAGCCAGGCCGCCGGTGTGTTCTTACTGAGCCTTATATTTGTTTACTTCCTGCTTAGTGCGCAGTACGAGAGTTATATTGTACCGCTTGCAGTACTGTTGTCTTTACCTGTGGGTATAGCAGGAGCCATTGGCTTTGTAAAACTTGCCGGGCTTGAAAACAACATTTACTTCCAGGTAGCGCTTATCATGCTTATAGGGCTACTCGCCAAGAACGCCATCCTTATCGTAGAATTTGCCATGCAAAGGCGTAAGCACGGCCTTGGCCTTGTAGAATCGGCTATTGAAGGTGCACAGGCGCGTTTAAGGCCAATCCTTATGACGTCGTTTGCCTTTATCTTTGGCCTTATGCCACTTGCCTTTGCCAGCGGTGTAGGCGCTGTGGGTAACAGGAGCATAGGTATGGGTGCCGTGGGTGGTATGTTTATAGGTACCATATTCGGGGTATTTGTTATCCCTATCCTGTTCATCATCTTCCAGGGATTACAGGAACGCATTTCGGGCAAGCCGAAAGATGACACCGCGAGCGAAAAAAGTATTGCTTAACAGACACTAAACCATGAAAAGAAACATATATAGACTAACAACTGTTGTAGCCGTGGGCCTGCTTTTGCAGTCGTGCTTTTCGGCAAAAACATACAAACGCCCCACTGTAAAGGCTGAGAACCTTTACCGCACTGAGGTTATAGCCCAGGACAGTGCATCGCTGGCCGATGTATCGTGGGACAAATTATTTACAGACCCGTTATTGCAGGGCCACATTAAAAAAGGCCTGCAAAATAATTTTGATGTGCGTGTAGCACTTCAAAATATTGTAGCCTCTGAGGCTTACCTTAAACAGGGTAAGGCCGGATACCTGCCTACCTTTAGTGCCACAGCAAGCGTACAGCACCAGGCGCTGGCAAAAAACAGCCAGTTTGGCGCAATATTTAGTGGTAGTATAGATACTTATATGTTGACAGGTAATCTAAGCTGGGAAGCTGACATCTGGGGTAAGATACGCAGTAACAAGCGTGCTTTTAACGCAACATATTTGCAAACCATAGCGGCAAATCAGGCCATTAAAACAACGGTTATAAGCAATGTTGCCAGTATGTACTACCAGCTATTGGCGTTGGATGAGCAGTTAAAATTGGCAGACAGCACTCTTATAAACCGTAACGAAAGTATAGAGGTAATACACGCGCTTAAAGATGCGGGCAGTGTAAATGAGGTAGCAGTAAAACAAACCGAAGCACAAAAATATGCAACGGAAATAATTATTGCCGACCTTAAAAACAACATCATTCTTTTAGAGAACAGCCTTTCGCTATTATTGGGCGAAGCACCTCACAAAATAGAGCGCAGCACCTTTACAGCACAGCAGGTAAATGCAGATATTAAAGCAGGATATTCTGCATCGTTGCTTAAAAACAGGCCCGATGTTATTGCTGCAGAATATGCTTTTATCAATACTTTTGAACTTACTAATGTTGCCCGCAGCGCATTTTATCCGTCGCTAACCCTTACTCCTCAGGGTGGTTTACAAAGTATAGATATTAAAACATGGTTTAGCACTAACTCGCTTTTTGCTACCGTACTGGCAGGTATTACACAGCCTATTTTTAACCAAAGGCAAATACGCACTAAGTATGAGGCGGCAAAAGCTACACAGGCACAGGCCTATGTACAGTTTGAGCAGTCGCTGGTTACTGCAAGCCGCGAGGTTAGCGATGCACTGGCTACTTATAGTAACGAAACCAATAAAATAACCATAAGGGAAAAGCAGGTAGATGCGCTTAAAAAAGCCGCAGACTACAGCGACGAGTTGCTTACTTATGGGCTGGTAAACTACCTTGAGGTACTTACCGCAAAAGATAACGCGCTTAACAGCGAACTAAGCCTTATAGACAACCGTTACCAAAGACTGTCTGCAATCATTACACTTTACAGGGCCCTTGGCGGTGGCTGGAAGTAAACCGCATAATTAGGAGAGGTTATCTTAATTATTTTAGATTAATTGTTTGTTTTATGTAGCTGCCCGGATCAGGAAACTGTCTCCGGGCAGTTTTTTATTTGTGGTAACTTTAACCATCACATAATAACACAATTGGCATAATATTATAACCAGTTGAAAATTATACGCCCTAAATTTGTGTATCACCCCCACTATATCAAAAAAATGAAAAAGAACGGAAAATTAATACTTTTAGATACCGATGAAGACCATAGCAGGCAGGTGTGCGACCATATAAAGGCAGCAGGTTTTAAAAATGAGTTTGTGTGCTTTACAACTTCAGATGAGGCATCTGCATACATACAGCAAAATATTGATGATACTTTTATAGTGATGCAAAGCACACTTACAGATGCGATTGAAATTATGGATAGCCGCAACATGATCTATATGCACGAAAAATTTGATACAGAACGCGTACCTTATATGTTTTTAATCTTGGCGAACCAAAGCCTTCCGGTAAATTCAACACACACGTTTGTACATTGCTACTATAAGCCAGATACAGCAGAAAAGCTTGCCAATACACTTATTAGTGTTATCGAATTTTGGAAAGACCATGTATTTCCGCCAAGGGTAAACCATACAATTTAATATAAGATTATTTTCTTAATTAGCTTTTTTTAGTCTTCTAAAATATATAACTTGCCTCCCGGTTAAGGAGGCATTTTTTATGAAGAAGGAAACTATTAAAGGACAGGGCGCGGTACAAAACATACACAATCTTTTTTTAAAGAACCGCTATGAAAAATCCATCTATGATGACGATTTTGAAGAAGAGATAGCAAAGACCGAAATACTCGAAGTTTTCCCTAAATCTATTGTGAACCCGGTTAAAAGTCCGGATTTAAGCATGGCATACAGCATGAATCCGTATCAGGGTTGCGAACACGGTTGTGCCTATTGCTTTGCGCGCCCCACGCATGAATACTGGGGCTATAGTGCAGGTGTAGATTTTGAACGGAAGATAATGGTCAAGAAAAACGCGCCCGAACTGCTGGAACAGTTCTTTAAAAAGCGTGGTTATAAACCGGAATCAATACTCATGTCTGGCAATACCGATTGCTACCAGCCCATAGAGCGCAAGCTACAAATTACCCGCAAACTGCTACAGGTATTTTTAGACTACAGGCATCCGGTTGATGTCCTGACCAAAAATGCGCTTGTAACCCGAGATATCGACATACTTAAACAACTGGCCGAAAAGAATCTTGTTACGGTTTCGCTAAGCATCCCTACAGTAAATGAAGAACTGCGCCGCAAGCTGGAACCCCGCACCTCATCAGTAAACACTAAGCTGCAAGCCATAGAAACCCTGAGCCAAAACGGCATTCCGGTACATGTAATGGTAGCACCCATAATTCCGGGGCTAAACAGTATGGAAATACTAAATACCGTTAAGGTAATTACCGAGAAAGGTGCATCAAGCTTTGGCTATACCCTTGTGCGGCTAAATGATACGGTAGAGCCCATATTTATAGACTGGCTGGAGGAGCATTACCCGGACAGGCGTGATAAAGTGTTGAACCAGATAGCCAGTATGCACGGCGGTAAACTGGGCGAGAAAAACGTTGCAAAGCGTAAAAAAGGCGAAGGCAATATTGCCGATATGATACATACCACTTTTAAAATAGCCCGCCAGAAATATTTTAACAACAAAGGAATTCCTGATTTAAGGACCGATTTGTTTGACGGTACTAAGGGTGAGCAATTGAGGCTTTTTTAAGACCTCTCCCCAGCCCTCTCCGAAGGAGAGGGAGCAGCTTCCCTCTTACAGATGAAGAGCTCAATATTATTATTTCCTCTTACTCGCTTTAGCAAGCGGGTTAAATTCAAGGCATAGCTGCAGCCAGTAGTTAAGTTGTTTTGTAGTAGCGAAGGCGCCAGCCTCTACATACACATACCCTTTCATAGATTTTCCGGTAAAGTCCATAGGGCTTACATCATCCTGTTTTACAGCTTCTTCAGCATCTTCAGGGCTAAGGCGGCACATAAGGCGGTCTTCTCCTGTAGCTTTTTCGATCTTGCAGGCACATAGCATTTTATCATCTACCATAAAGCATATGCCGCCAAACATGGCTTTCTCATAAAAGTCAGCCCCTTTTTGCTGGAGTATTTCGCGAATGCGCTGTATGGTGTTTTCGTTGTAAGGCATTGTTAAGTATAAAATAGTGAATACATAAGATTCTTCACTACAATGACCAAATTTAAATAAAAAAAACGGGCACCTCTCAGTACCCGTCTTCATTATCTAAAATTAAAGAGAATTATTTCTCGTTGGCGTAACGCCTTGCAACTTCTTCCCAGTTTACCAGGTTCCAGAATGCCTCAATATAATCAGGCCTGCGGTTTTGGTAGTTTAGGTAGTATGCATGCTCCCATACGTCAAGGCCAAGAATAGGTGTACCTTCGCCACCTACTTCCGGCATTAGTGGGTTGTCCTGGTTAGGAGTACCTACCACGTCAAGCTTGCCGCCTTTTTCTACAGTAAGCCATGCCCAGCCAGAACCGAATTGTGTAGCAGCTGCTTTGTTAAATTTAGCCTTAAACTCTTCAAAAGAGCCAAACGCTTTTTCGATAGCAGCCTCAAGTTCGCCTGTAGGCTCGCCTCCACCTTTAGGAGAAAGTACAGTCCAGAACAGGTTGTGGTTATAGTAACCACCGCCATTGTTACGTAGAGCAGCATTCTTTTTATCAAGGTTAATAAGAATGTTCTCTATCGTTTTGCCTTCAAGGTCTGTACCTGCTATGGCAGCATTAAGGTTTGTAGTATATGCGTTGTGGTGCTTAGTATGGTGAATTTCCATTGTCTTAGCATCGATATGTGGTTCTAAAGCGTCGTATGCGTAAGGAAGTTTAGGTAGCTCAAATGCCATGATGATATGTGGTTTTAAAGATTAGTATAATATCTATACCAAATTTAGGTAATTTACATTTCATAATAAATAGGATTTTGCAATTATTTAGTGGTCATAACTACTAAAACGATATTTTAAACTTTGAAAAATTGTTTTTTTACAATCAGGTATTGAGTCCTATTTTTACTATTAACAATCATACGTTATATTTGTGCTATGGCACATACCGCATTTTCCATTTACAATGCCTCGGCAGGGTCGGGCAAAACCTATACGCTTGTTAAAGAGTACCTGCGTATCTTGCTAACCGCAAATACAGATGATGCCTACCGCCGCATCCTGGCCATTACCTTTACTAACAAGGCTGTAGCCGAAATGAAGAGCCGCATCATCAAAAATCTTTCTGATTTTGCGAAGGATGAACCGGGCGACCGCGCCGAAGCCCTCATGATCGACTTGCGGGCCGAAACCGGGCTTTCGCTTGCCACAATTAAAGACAAGAGCCGGTCGATAATTAAAAACATCATACACAACTATGCCGCTTTTGACATTAGTACCATAGACCGGTTTACCCACAAGGTTATCCGCGCCTTTGCGCACGACCTTAACCTGCCGGTTACGTTTGACGTGTCGCTGGAAACCGACCTCCTGCTACAGGAAGCCGTAGATGCCGTAATTGCAAAAGCAGGAGATGACCCCGTGCTTACGTCGCTGCTTGTAGATTTTTCGCTGGATAAGACCGATAACGACAAAAGCTGGGATGTAACCTACGAGCTGTTTGAAACCGGAAAGCTATTAGTGGACGAAAATAACCGTACCGAACTGGA contains the following coding sequences:
- a CDS encoding efflux RND transporter periplasmic adaptor subunit, giving the protein MKRTKVISALTAILLLTACGKKEEQAPQQQGPAPFPVQTVVREDATVFEEYTANLEGRQNVEIRPKITGFISKIFVDEGQEVKKGQLLFKIETQTQNQDANAAKAAVSAAQVEVDRLKPLVDRKIISNVQLETAKASLAQAKANYSSIAANIGYGTIVSPANGVIGGLPFKEGALASPTMELPLTTVADTRFMRAYFSMNEKQMISFAKTFKGATLQQKLKNTPKVSLLLADGSEYDQKGTLETVNGLVNATTGTSQFRAEFPNPESVLRSGGNGIVRIPVLHKDVVVVPQNAVFDMQGKQMIYVVQKDNTVKSKILTIETTSGLNFIVSEGLEAGEVVVVEGASKLKDGAAIQPQQVKNDTPAPATQDSVKKDTVATIVTTKKTTSTQAK
- a CDS encoding efflux RND transporter permease subunit; the protein is MLKTFIERPVLSTVISILITILGILGLTSLPIEQYPEIAPPTVQVTATYTGANAETVLNSVVIPLEEEINGVEGMTYMTSSAANDGSANISVFFELGVNPDIAAVNVQNRVSRATPKLPQAVINTGITTLKSQTSSLMFLSLYSTNPEYDGTFVQNYAKINLVPRLQRVKGVGQVNVFGAKDYSMRIWIDPEKMATYALTPADIQAALNEQNVEAAPGKFGENAEGIYEYVIKYKGRLNKTKDYENIVVKSTGNGNFVHLSDVAKVELGAFNYGQKNFGMGKDGVAIGIFQTSGSNANEIIDAVNQILAEVKPTFPEGIEYVVPFDTKIFLDASIDKVIHTLIEAFILVFIVVFLFLQDVRSTLIPGIAVPVAIVGTFFFLNVFGFSINMLTLFAMILAIGIVVDDAIVVVEAVHAKLDEGEQDPKKATLSAMSEITGAIVSITLVMAAVFVPVSFLGGPSGVFYKQFAITLAVAILISAVNALTLSPALCALFLKPHNDHGEHKKKNLKDRFFTAFNAGFDSMNNKYVGSLKRLAKHRWITGFAILVFVGITYWLFTTTPSGFIPNEDRGIIMSDITMPPGTTLEKTQKAVNQLDSVLKSMPLVEARMSVVGFSLLNRVNGGSYAFTIIKLKDWSHRKEKNQSVDAIVGELFGRTAGFKDAKLLFFTPPSVNGFGTADGFEFKIQDTGDDDWATVSKVSNEFLAELGKRPEIQYAMTNFNPGFPQYQMDIDVEKAKDAGVSVTNIFNTMQGYYGGLYTTDFNRFGKQYRVMIQAEANQRADENSINKIYVRNANNQMVAISQFIDFKKIYGPEAVARFNMLKAVNVNGKSNAGYSSGDAIKAIQEVAAQHLPKSYTYEFSGMTREEIIAGSQAAGVFLLSLIFVYFLLSAQYESYIVPLAVLLSLPVGIAGAIGFVKLAGLENNIYFQVALIMLIGLLAKNAILIVEFAMQRRKHGLGLVESAIEGAQARLRPILMTSFAFIFGLMPLAFASGVGAVGNRSIGMGAVGGMFIGTIFGVFVIPILFIIFQGLQERISGKPKDDTASEKSIA
- a CDS encoding efflux transporter outer membrane subunit codes for the protein MKRNIYRLTTVVAVGLLLQSCFSAKTYKRPTVKAENLYRTEVIAQDSASLADVSWDKLFTDPLLQGHIKKGLQNNFDVRVALQNIVASEAYLKQGKAGYLPTFSATASVQHQALAKNSQFGAIFSGSIDTYMLTGNLSWEADIWGKIRSNKRAFNATYLQTIAANQAIKTTVISNVASMYYQLLALDEQLKLADSTLINRNESIEVIHALKDAGSVNEVAVKQTEAQKYATEIIIADLKNNIILLENSLSLLLGEAPHKIERSTFTAQQVNADIKAGYSASLLKNRPDVIAAEYAFINTFELTNVARSAFYPSLTLTPQGGLQSIDIKTWFSTNSLFATVLAGITQPIFNQRQIRTKYEAAKATQAQAYVQFEQSLVTASREVSDALATYSNETNKITIREKQVDALKKAADYSDELLTYGLVNYLEVLTAKDNALNSELSLIDNRYQRLSAIITLYRALGGGWK
- a CDS encoding PA0069 family radical SAM protein, with protein sequence MKKETIKGQGAVQNIHNLFLKNRYEKSIYDDDFEEEIAKTEILEVFPKSIVNPVKSPDLSMAYSMNPYQGCEHGCAYCFARPTHEYWGYSAGVDFERKIMVKKNAPELLEQFFKKRGYKPESILMSGNTDCYQPIERKLQITRKLLQVFLDYRHPVDVLTKNALVTRDIDILKQLAEKNLVTVSLSIPTVNEELRRKLEPRTSSVNTKLQAIETLSQNGIPVHVMVAPIIPGLNSMEILNTVKVITEKGASSFGYTLVRLNDTVEPIFIDWLEEHYPDRRDKVLNQIASMHGGKLGEKNVAKRKKGEGNIADMIHTTFKIARQKYFNNKGIPDLRTDLFDGTKGEQLRLF
- a CDS encoding TfoX/Sxy family protein, translating into MPYNENTIQRIREILQQKGADFYEKAMFGGICFMVDDKMLCACKIEKATGEDRLMCRLSPEDAEEAVKQDDVSPMDFTGKSMKGYVYVEAGAFATTKQLNYWLQLCLEFNPLAKASKRK
- a CDS encoding superoxide dismutase, coding for MAFELPKLPYAYDALEPHIDAKTMEIHHTKHHNAYTTNLNAAIAGTDLEGKTIENILINLDKKNAALRNNGGGYYNHNLFWTVLSPKGGGEPTGELEAAIEKAFGSFEEFKAKFNKAAATQFGSGWAWLTVEKGGKLDVVGTPNQDNPLMPEVGGEGTPILGLDVWEHAYYLNYQNRRPDYIEAFWNLVNWEEVARRYANEK